A section of the Candidatus Rokuibacteriota bacterium genome encodes:
- a CDS encoding ABC transporter ATP-binding protein, with product MLALKGVSLEVPPQGIVALLGANGAGKSTTLKAISGLLKHENGHVAEGSIEFLGERIDRKSAEEIARMGIIQVIEGRRVFEHLTVEQNLRVGGHLRADRGTVGAGLEMVYHYFPRLKERRNVAAGFVSGGEQQMLVIGRALMARPKLLLLDEPSMGLAPLLIKEIFEIVTQLNQKEGIPVLVVEQNAKLALSVARYAYVLENGRVVMDGDSEKLRENPDIRDFYLGLTDLGTRKSFR from the coding sequence ATGCTCGCCTTGAAGGGGGTGTCCCTCGAGGTGCCTCCGCAGGGGATCGTCGCGCTCCTCGGCGCGAACGGCGCCGGCAAGAGCACCACGCTGAAGGCGATCTCCGGGCTGCTCAAGCACGAGAACGGGCACGTCGCCGAAGGCTCCATCGAGTTCCTCGGCGAGCGCATCGACCGGAAGTCGGCGGAGGAGATCGCCCGGATGGGGATCATCCAGGTGATCGAGGGTCGGCGGGTCTTCGAGCACCTGACCGTGGAGCAGAACCTGCGCGTCGGCGGCCATCTCCGGGCGGACCGCGGGACGGTCGGCGCGGGACTCGAGATGGTCTACCACTACTTCCCCCGGCTCAAGGAGCGCCGGAACGTGGCCGCCGGCTTCGTCAGCGGCGGCGAGCAGCAGATGCTGGTGATCGGCCGGGCCCTGATGGCCCGGCCCAAGCTGCTGCTCCTCGACGAGCCATCCATGGGGCTCGCGCCGCTCCTGATCAAGGAGATCTTCGAGATCGTCACGCAGCTCAACCAGAAGGAGGGGATCCCGGTTCTGGTCGTTGAGCAGAACGCGAAACTCGCCCTCTCGGTGGCGCGGTACGCGTACGTGCTCGAGAACGGGCGGGTCGTCATGGACGGGGACTCGGAGAAGCTCCGGGAGAACCCGGACATCCGCGACTTCTACCTCGGGCTGACCGACCTGGGGACGCGGAAGAGCTTTCGCG
- a CDS encoding ABC transporter substrate-binding protein, with the protein MRRLALGMLTLALLLLGGTAWAQEVKLGSLNDLTGPTSDVGKDIALGIREAVQYVNDTGGINGKKIRLFLYDYGYRVPEAITTYKRFRDFDRVVGVLGWGTGDTEALSPTVGKDRLPYLSHSFAAKLTDPKTAPYNFVYGTDYSSNARAAMTVWVEEVWMKDPRFREARAKGEKPRIVMFYAFPVPYSSAPIKALKNHAELLGFEVGADQDVSLVALDTKSQVLAAKGFKPHLAWHGNTTMSVAATIKDAHALGLGADHIVNNWGYDENLVRLAGPAAEGVMGIAVNAFYGDKVPLMEKVLEYGKKVNPGVPPEARMIRTVQSWVQVLMMAEAMKRADRAGKLNGPGLKEAFETFRDWTPGLGRPPITLSPTDHRPGSVIPIYRIKAGKFELVKQVDLKAKWPKQWDGEWFGY; encoded by the coding sequence ATGAGACGATTGGCGCTCGGCATGCTGACGCTGGCGCTCCTGCTCCTCGGCGGAACCGCCTGGGCGCAGGAGGTCAAGCTCGGGTCGCTCAACGACCTGACGGGTCCCACGTCCGACGTCGGAAAGGACATCGCGCTCGGGATCCGCGAGGCGGTGCAGTACGTGAACGATACCGGCGGCATCAACGGCAAGAAGATCCGGCTCTTCCTCTATGACTACGGCTATCGGGTGCCGGAGGCGATCACGACGTACAAGCGCTTTCGGGACTTCGACCGCGTGGTGGGGGTCCTCGGGTGGGGCACTGGCGATACGGAGGCGCTCTCGCCCACCGTGGGCAAGGACCGGCTCCCCTACCTTTCCCATTCGTTCGCGGCCAAGCTGACGGATCCGAAGACGGCCCCCTACAACTTCGTGTACGGCACCGACTACTCCTCCAACGCGCGCGCGGCCATGACGGTCTGGGTCGAGGAGGTCTGGATGAAGGACCCGCGGTTCCGCGAGGCACGGGCCAAGGGGGAGAAGCCGCGGATCGTGATGTTCTACGCCTTCCCGGTGCCGTACTCGAGCGCACCCATCAAGGCACTGAAGAACCACGCGGAGCTCCTGGGCTTCGAGGTCGGGGCTGACCAGGACGTGTCGCTGGTGGCGCTCGACACCAAGAGCCAGGTGCTGGCCGCCAAGGGGTTCAAGCCCCACCTGGCCTGGCACGGGAACACCACCATGTCGGTGGCGGCGACCATCAAGGACGCACACGCGCTCGGGCTCGGCGCCGATCACATCGTGAACAACTGGGGGTACGACGAGAACCTGGTCCGGCTGGCCGGTCCGGCTGCGGAAGGTGTGATGGGGATCGCCGTCAACGCCTTCTACGGCGACAAGGTGCCGCTCATGGAGAAGGTGCTCGAGTACGGCAAGAAGGTCAACCCGGGCGTGCCGCCCGAGGCCAGGATGATCCGCACCGTGCAGTCGTGGGTCCAGGTGCTGATGATGGCCGAGGCCATGAAGCGCGCCGACAGGGCGGGCAAGCTGAACGGCCCGGGACTCAAAGAAGCGTTCGAGACATTCCGGGACTGGACCCCCGGGCTCGGCCGGCCGCCCATCACGCTGTCGCCCACCGATCACCGGCCCGGGTCGGTGATCCCCATCTACCGGATCAAGGCTGGGAAGTTCGAGCTCGTCAAGCAGGTCGACCTCAAGGCGAAGTGGCCCAAGCAGTGGGACGGAGAATGGTTCGGTTACTAG
- a CDS encoding branched-chain amino acid ABC transporter permease encodes MYLPSGVYHETYGASHAWWQTGFVRGKMVLLVAFVATLPLYANLYVVSVANIILYTILSALGVQLLIGYCGQITLGHAAFIAVGAYATAMGVLFWGLPYPVAALVGCLLAGVWSVVFGLPSARIKGFYQIMTTMAAQFITVDFIITHYVSRVGGREHYFSLPPGTITIAGWPVDSEVKVYYLASALTILSMAALANLLRTRVGRAWIAIRDNDIAAEAMGVNVVAYKLLAFFAAGVLAGIAGAVWIPSLLFVSPEHFQLSWGLWLVGVILIGGIGSLYGVAFGSIFVTGILELLKFAVIPLSDVYPALTERFLYVKEAAFGLAIVLFLLYEPRGLAYRWQQTKNYFNLWPFAY; translated from the coding sequence ATGTATCTTCCGAGCGGGGTGTACCACGAGACCTACGGAGCCAGCCACGCCTGGTGGCAGACTGGCTTCGTGCGGGGCAAGATGGTTCTCCTCGTCGCGTTCGTCGCGACGCTCCCGCTCTACGCCAACCTCTACGTCGTGTCGGTGGCCAACATTATCCTGTACACGATTCTCTCGGCCCTCGGCGTCCAGCTCCTGATCGGCTACTGCGGCCAGATCACGCTCGGCCACGCCGCGTTCATCGCGGTCGGGGCCTACGCCACGGCGATGGGCGTCCTCTTCTGGGGCCTGCCGTACCCGGTGGCGGCCTTGGTCGGCTGCCTCCTCGCCGGCGTGTGGTCCGTCGTCTTCGGCCTGCCGTCCGCGCGGATCAAGGGCTTCTACCAGATCATGACGACGATGGCCGCCCAGTTCATCACCGTGGACTTCATCATCACGCATTACGTCAGCAGGGTCGGTGGGCGGGAGCACTACTTCTCGCTCCCGCCGGGGACGATCACGATCGCCGGCTGGCCGGTGGACAGCGAGGTGAAGGTCTACTACCTGGCCTCGGCCCTCACGATCCTGTCCATGGCGGCGTTGGCGAACCTGCTCCGCACGCGGGTCGGCCGGGCCTGGATCGCGATCCGCGACAACGACATCGCTGCCGAGGCGATGGGCGTCAACGTGGTCGCCTACAAGCTCCTGGCTTTCTTCGCCGCCGGAGTCCTGGCGGGGATCGCCGGGGCGGTCTGGATTCCCTCGCTCCTCTTCGTGAGCCCGGAGCACTTCCAACTCTCGTGGGGGCTCTGGCTCGTCGGGGTCATCCTGATCGGCGGGATCGGCAGCCTCTACGGGGTGGCGTTCGGCTCGATCTTCGTCACGGGGATCCTGGAGCTGCTCAAGTTCGCCGTCATTCCGCTGTCGGACGTCTACCCCGCGCTGACGGAACGGTTCCTCTACGTGAAAGAGGCCGCCTTTGGCCTGGCGATCGTGCTTTTCCTGCTCTACGAACCCCGGGGGCTCGCCTACCGGTGGCAGCAAACCAAGAACTATTTCAACCTCTGGCCGTTCGCGTATTAA